The DNA region TTAAAATCACCGTGACCAATTATTTCTTCACTCAGATTTACTTTTGAATTATTAATATAGAACGGCACAGTGGACATTGCTAAAAGCCCTCCTGTACCCATGGTTGTTTTTTTCATGAATTCTCTTCTTGTTGACATGCTAACTAGGCTAAAATATCTTTTACTACATGACCATGAACATCGGTCAAACGGTATCTTCTCCCTTGGTGTTTAAAGGTAAGCTTTTCATGATCTATACCCAATAAATGCATTAGGGTAGCCTGAAAATCATGTACATGTACCCCGTTGCGAGAAACATTATAACTAAAATCATCGGTTTCGCCGTAGACCATCCCCGCCTTCACTCCTGCACCCGCCATCCACATGGTAAAACAACCCGGGTGATGGTCCCTGCCATAACTTTCCGCAGTTAGTCTACCTTGCGAGAAACTAGTGCGCCCGAACTCTCCGCCCCAAACTACCAAAGTATCCTCTAGAAGTCCACGTTGTTTTAAATCCGTAATTAAACCAGCTGTTGCTTGATCCGTACTCAATGCCTGTCTTTTTATACCATTGGGAAGACCACCATGTTGATCCCACCCCATGTGATACAACTGAATGAATTTTACATCCTTCTCAGCAAGTCGTCTTGCCTGAATACAATTTGCAGCATAGGTTCCCGGAATTTTAGCATCCTCACCATATAATTCATAAACATGGTCCGGCTCATTGGAAGTGTCTACAGCATCCGGCACCGAATTCTGCATACGGTACGCCATTTCATATTGATTTATTTTAGATTGAATTTCCGGATCTTTCCAGATATCATACTGTTGGTTGTTCAATTCGGAAATATAGTCCAATGCACGCCTACGGTCATGATCATGCACCCCATGCGGATTGTTCAAATACAACACCGGATCTTTCCCAGAACGAAACTGAACTCCTTGGTGATGAGAAGGCAAAAATCCATTGCCCCATGCCGCCGAGCTTAAGGGTTGGGCGCCTCCTCCTTTGGAAAGCATAACTACAAAATTGGGTAAATCCTTATTATCACTCCCCAAACCATAACTTAACCACGACCCAATTGAAGGCCTCCCGCTTAACTGGGACCCCGTTTGCATAAACATAACTGCCGGCTCATGGTTAATGGCTTCGGTATACATTGATTTTATTATACATAGGTCATCTACAACACCAGCAGTATGGGGGAAAAGTTCACTCACCCAAGCTCCGGATTGACCATGTTGTTTAAAATCGAAAATGGACTGCACCAAGGGAAAAGTACTTTGCGAAGTTACCATTCCAGAATTACGCTGTGTTCCCCTAACCGAATCAGGTATTTCCTGACCATGCCATTTTGCCAAGGAAGGTTTATAGTCAAACGTTTCTATTTGAGACGGACCACCACTTTGAAATAAATAAATAATGCGCTTTGCCTTGGCGGGAAAATGGGTTCCGCCCAATGCCCCTCCATTGGCATTTACTAGCGAAGGCCTTTTGGAAACCAACAAATCGTTGGCAAAGGATTCCGTTGGTCCTAAAAGACTGGATAGTGCAATAGACCCAAACCCCAAGGATGCCTTCTTTAAAAACCCCCTACGGGTATCTTCAAACTTTTTTTGTTCATGAATATCTCTCATAATCTTCTTCTTATCGTATGGTGAATCCTTCGGTAGT from Zobellia alginiliquefaciens includes:
- a CDS encoding DUF1501 domain-containing protein, producing MRDIHEQKKFEDTRRGFLKKASLGFGSIALSSLLGPTESFANDLLVSKRPSLVNANGGALGGTHFPAKAKRIIYLFQSGGPSQIETFDYKPSLAKWHGQEIPDSVRGTQRNSGMVTSQSTFPLVQSIFDFKQHGQSGAWVSELFPHTAGVVDDLCIIKSMYTEAINHEPAVMFMQTGSQLSGRPSIGSWLSYGLGSDNKDLPNFVVMLSKGGGAQPLSSAAWGNGFLPSHHQGVQFRSGKDPVLYLNNPHGVHDHDRRRALDYISELNNQQYDIWKDPEIQSKINQYEMAYRMQNSVPDAVDTSNEPDHVYELYGEDAKIPGTYAANCIQARRLAEKDVKFIQLYHMGWDQHGGLPNGIKRQALSTDQATAGLITDLKQRGLLEDTLVVWGGEFGRTSFSQGRLTAESYGRDHHPGCFTMWMAGAGVKAGMVYGETDDFSYNVSRNGVHVHDFQATLMHLLGIDHEKLTFKHQGRRYRLTDVHGHVVKDILA